The window TTCGGAACAGCACCCATCCGAGGCTAAGCACATCGGAGGGCCGAAAACGAGGTCAGACCAAATCTGTGGACGACCGTTTGTTCGTCCACCACCGCACGAAGTTCACCTGGTGGCGCAGCAGCACGACGAACGCGATCGCCGCCGCCCACGCGACGTCCGCGCCACTGTCGCGGTAGACGAGCGCCACGACGACGAGCACCAGCGCCGACGTCACCGAGCCGAGCGCGACCCACTTCGTGACGACGACGACGAGCACCCAGACGACGAGGACGTACGGCGCCCACGCAGGGTGCGAGCCGAGGATCGCGCCGGCCGCGGTCGCGACGCCCTTGCCGCCGTGGCCGCGCAGGTACGGCGACGACACGTGTCCCAGCATCGCCGCGAAACCCGCGACGAGCCCCGCCTCGTGCGACGCCAGCAGCGCGAACGCGAGCGCGGGCACGTACCCCTTCGCCACGTCGAGCAGGCCGACGGCGATGCCGGCCTTGCGGCCGAGGACGCGCCCGACGTTGGTGGCGCCGGGGTTGCCGGAGCCGGACCCGCGCAGGTCCGCGCCGAAGTGCCGCGCGACGAGCGTCGCCGGCGACACGGCGCCGAGCAGGTAGCCGACGACAGCGGCGAGGACGTACGTCATCAGTGCCTGTGCACGA is drawn from Frankiaceae bacterium and contains these coding sequences:
- the plsY gene encoding glycerol-3-phosphate 1-O-acyltransferase PlsY — protein: MTYVLAAVVGYLLGAVSPATLVARHFGADLRGSGSGNPGATNVGRVLGRKAGIAVGLLDVAKGYVPALAFALLASHEAGLVAGFAAMLGHVSSPYLRGHGGKGVATAAGAILGSHPAWAPYVLVVWVLVVVVTKWVALGSVTSALVLVVVALVYRDSGADVAWAAAIAFVVLLRHQVNFVRWWTNKRSSTDLV